In one window of Eleutherodactylus coqui strain aEleCoq1 chromosome 10, aEleCoq1.hap1, whole genome shotgun sequence DNA:
- the LOC136581092 gene encoding carbohydrate sulfotransferase 4-like, whose product MSIRSVFCFCLLFLIVVFSYQFYQVSLVSNSSKSYVRTKAPIHVLILSSWRSGSSFIGQIFNHHPDVFYLFEPGHPIWMRFKKEAAELLHYPLRDLIHSLFTCDVTPLQQYVPGDGKYISSMSFFAESRALCSPPSCSHPSTSEGYERSKCSKHCRNSTFDKMAEACNTYDHRVMKTVRILDFSVLLPLFQDPALDLRIIHLVRDPRAIVSSRRSFSLDIDDQIVLKQHDKDTKGPVMAKICRAQVNIYRMVKAVGDYLERRYLLIRHEDLSMEPIVCTKKIYEFSGLKMTPDLERWIYNITHDLIKHPSRFLAFSKQSSKVIQKWRNTLDFNKVKEIEEYCREAMDLFGYLPVSSVSDQKNMSLDLVLSSVEMDDPSETNMK is encoded by the coding sequence ATGTCTATCCGTTCAGTCTTCTGCTTCTGTCTTCTTTTTCTCATTGTTGTCTTTTCATACCAATTTTACCAAGTCAGCCTGGTTTCCAATTCATCAAAGTCCTATGTAAGAACAAAGGCTCCCATCCATGTTCTCATTCTATCGTCCTGGCGTTCCGGTTCTTCCTTCATTGGGCAGATCTTCAATCACCACCCTGATGTCTTTTATCTCTTTGAACCTGGACATCCAATCTGgatgagatttaaaaaagaagCAGCAGAACTACTTCACTATCCTCTCAGAGACCTCATTCACTCACTTTTTACTTGTGATGTTACTCCATTACAGCAGTATGTCCCTGGTGATGGCAAGTACATATCCAGCATGTCCTTCTTTGCAGAAAGTCGTGCTTTGTGTTCACCACCATCTTGCTCACATCCTTCAACATCAGAGGGCTATGAACGCTCAAAATGTTCCAAACACTGTAGGAATTCCACCTTTGATAAAATGGCGGAAGCGTGTAACACTTATGATCACAGGGTCATGAAAACAGTTAGAATTCTAGACTTTTCTGTTCTCCTTCCACTTTTTCAAGACCCTGCACTGGATCTTCGCATCATTCACCTTGTGAGAGACCCCAGGGCAATAGTGTCATCAAGGAGATCCTTTAGCCTTGATATTGATGATCAAATTGTGCTTAAACAACATGACAAGGACACAAAGGGTCCAGTCATGGCCAAAATCTGCAGAGcacaggtaaatatatatagaaTGGTCAAAGCAGTCGGAGATTACCTGGAGAGGCGATATTTGCTTATTCGACATGAGGACTTGTCAATGGAACCCATtgtgtgtacaaaaaaaatatatgaattttCTGGCCTTAAAATGACTCCAGATCTGGAGAGATGGATATATAATATCACTCACGATCTTATAAAACACCCCAGTAGATTCTTGGCGTTTTCTAAACAGTCTTCGAAAGTCATTCAAAAGTGGAGAAATACCTTGGATTTCAATAAAGTAAAGGAGATTGAAGAATACTGCAGGGAAGCCATGGATTTGTTTGGTTACTTGCCAGTGAGTTCAGTGAGCGATCAGAAGAACATGAGCCTAGACTTAGTTTTATCATCTGTGGAGATGGACGACCCAAGTGAAACAAATATGAAATAG